Proteins co-encoded in one Syngnathoides biaculeatus isolate LvHL_M chromosome 22, ASM1980259v1, whole genome shotgun sequence genomic window:
- the afap1l2 gene encoding actin filament-associated protein 1-like 2 — protein sequence MDKHKVLDQLLMELHHFLLILDKETLSGNATIHKGLLADLLQSYSASSGGDEEYIYMNKVVVGSKEKQEKDDRADVLVNGKASKLAPVPQKSLPNLPPPRTGATTREPFPLPVIQAPTCSEVSESYYEEAQPYEETVNDDGEAVSSSYESYDEEEVVTRGKSLSAQHQWPSTEASIELMKDARICAFLWRKKWLGQWAKQLCVIREHRLLCYKSSKEQTPLLDVSLLGCSVTYKEKQLKRKEHKLKIVPVGGEAIVLGLQSKEQTEQWLKVIQEISPKPTENGDFQHSVSDSPRLICTKGEVGDRHSAASESGSSTDGHAESLEKDVKKKYSPGLKFSNLMNIGKKKASLLESTEKSVETSGYLNVLVNSQWRTCWCLIKNGQLWFYQDKNKSKMSQPAVRLEGCQISPDPSPEHLYSFRIDMSGTQLATLEAKTSAVMGHWLGLLLSQTGTKMDPEDLTYDYVNAERISSIVNAAKTSLYLMQRRYSEPNTYIDTLPSAPQNPDDLYDDVASIADPEDVVAGSLPQSEQNNIEEHNEMSAQDLKDPVATEEDPENRVYLDLLPVRSFLHTVAGGKESLVQETSEESVKPLEEQKDPSSPNKEVSTNNLPEPEAASTLNDSSSAKAEEEKSPTPTTKPQQQTPLNSKTLPLTQESSKRTFGSSGVPKASTLQTITGFPLSPQPLRPKAFSTGCPGAVEGKLGKKRTEADLLRYSDERERLEKEREEVRSSLASLKKERRETKEELSACQDAKQQASLEARLKQMEEASREEEQRRVEVELRLVEVKESLKKVEAGPFTLGTTLDSNLQDTSTTKPVSPPASQIASSPSSSSSCQASSSPTSVEPAAPVNSASALKSRPASIMATKGKVLQKAKEWERKSTT from the exons gtggggatgaGGAGTATATCTACATGAATAAAGTCGTCGTCGGTAGCaaggaaaaacaggaaaaag ATGACAGAGCAGATGTCCTGGTCAACGGAAAAGCGTCCAAACTTGCCCCCGTCCCACAGAAGAGCCTTCCGAATCTGCCACCCCCCAGAACA GGAGCCACGACTAGGGAACCTTTTCCCCTGCCCGTCATCCAGGCGCCGACCTGCTCCGAAGTCTCAGAGAGTTACTATGAGGAGGCTCAGCCTTACGAGGAGACCGTCAATG ACGACGGCGAGGCGGTCAGCAGCTCGTACGAGTCCTACGACGAGGAGGAAGTGGTGACCAGGGGGAAGTCGCTGTCGGCGCAGCACCAGTGGCCGTCGACCGAGGCGTCCATCGAGCTGATGAAGGACGCTCGCATCTGTGCCTTCTTGTggaggaagaagtggctgggtcaGTGGGCCAAGCAGCTCTGCGTCATCAGAGAACACCGTCTATTG TGCTACAAGAGCTCCAAGGAGCAAACGCCCTTGTTGGACGTGAGTCTGTTGGGGTGCAGCGTTACCTACAAGGAGAAGCAGCTGAAGAGGAAGGAGCACAAGTTGAAGATTGTTCCTGTGGGAGGGGAGGCCATTGTGCTGGGGCTCCAGAGCAAGGAGCAGACGGAGCAGTGGCTCAAG GTGATCCAAGAGATCAGTCCAAAGCCAACAGAGAATGGTGACTTCCAGCATTCCGTCTCTGACTCTCCCAGGCTCATATGCACTAag GGGGAGGTCGGCGACCGACACTCCGCGGCTTCGGAAAGTGGCAGCAGCACTGACGGTCATGCTGAATCTCTCGAGAAAGATG tgaagaaaaaataCAGCCCGGGTTTAAAGTTCAGCAACCTGATGaatatcgggaaaaaaaaagcatcgttGTTGGAAAGCACGGAGAAATCTGTCGAGACTTCCG GCTACCTCAACGTGTTGGTGAACAGCCAGTGGCGAACGTGCTGGTGTCTCATCAAGAACGGTCAGTTGTGGTTCTACCAGGACAAGAACAAGAGCAAAATGAGCCAACCTGCTGTGAGGCTCGAGGGCTGCCAGATTTCGCCCGACCCTAGCCCGGAACACCTCTACTCCTTCCGAATCGACATGAGCGGCACCCAGCTGGCAACCCTGGAG GCCAAGACGTCCGCGGTCATGGGCCACTGGCTGGGGCTCTTGTTGTCACAGACGGGAACTAAGATGGACCCAGAGGACCTGACTTATGACTACGTCAATGCCGAGAGAATCAGTAGCATCGTCAATGCAGCGAAGACATCATTATA CTTGATGCAGAGGCGCTACTCCGAGCCAAACACCTACATCGACACCCTGCCCTCCGCCCCCCAGAACCCAGACGACCTGTACGACGATGTAGCGTCTATAGCAGACCCAGAG gatGTTGTTGCTGGCAGTCTACCGCAGAGTGAACAAAACAACATTGAAGAACATAACGAAATGTCCGCACAAGACCTAAAAGACCCAGTGGCTACTGAGGAAGACCCTGAAAACAGAGTATACCTGGACCTGCTACCTGTGCGGTCTTTCTTGCATACAGTAGCTGGAGGGAAGGAATCCCTTGTACAAGAAACGTCAGAAGAATCTGTCAAGCCCTTAGAGGAACAGAAGGACCCTTCGAGTCCAAATAAAGAG GTCAGTACAAATAACCTGCCAGAACCCGAAGCAGCATCTACTTTAAATGACTCCAGTTCCGCCAAAGCAGAGGAAGAAAAGTCCCCGACTCCCACCACAAAGCCTCAGCAGCAAACTCCACTAAACTCCAAGACCCTGCCTCTAACTCAGGAGTCCTCTAAGAGGACCTTTGGCTCCTCGGGGGTCCCTAAAGCTTCGACTCTTCAAACAATCACTGGCTTTCCTCTCAGTCCTCAACCGCTGCGACCTAAAGCGTTTAGCACAG GCTGTCCCGGCGCCGTTGAGGGGAAGCTGGGCAAAAAACGCACGGAGGCCGACTTGTTGCGCTACAGCGACGAGCGCGAGCGTCTGGAGAAAGAGCGCGAGGAGGTCAGGAGCAGCCTGGCCAGCCTGAAAAAGGAACGGAGGGAAACCAAAGAGGAACTGAGCGCCTGTCAAG ATGCCAAGCAGCAGGCCTCATTGGAAGCTCGGCTAAAGCAGATGGAGGAGGCCAGTCGGGAAGAGGAGCAGCGGCGTGTAGAGGTGGAGCTGCGGCTGGTGGAGGTGAAGGAAAGCCTGAAGAAAGTGGAGGCCGGGCCCTTCACGCTGGGGACTACACTGGACAGCAACCTCCAAGACACGTCAACG ACAAAACCAGTCAGCCCGCCTGCGTCCCAAATTGCATCCTCGCCATCCTCATCATCTTCCTGCCAAGCATCCAGCAGTCCCACCAGTGTCGAACCAGCAGCTCCTGTCAATTCAGCCTCTGCACTGAAGAGCAGACCCGCGTCCATTATGGCCACCAAAGGCAAAGTGTTGCAGAAAGCCAAA GAGTGGGAAAGGAAGTCCACCACCTAA
- the LOC133495852 gene encoding kelch repeat and BTB domain-containing protein 13 yields MDVPQGPGSAQEKNATLDLVKREGGRVRVKVEESWFSVERGFLTMHSYYFRALFQSGMRESKQEELHLKGGVHARGFLIALAVCKGDLPTLCDPDELVDAVECAAFLQVPHLTRHLCDIIDSDNCLVLYHAAYVFGVEKLFHSAALFLCDTFEDLREMAEATLPEDLLQYSQSLAPASYIAIGTHTPSLELLHDSYRVVCHLDEREGHWKTLTHLPTLCSTSMCGVAVLDNRLYIVGGVYGYQKDAVDGGFCFDPESGNWTALPGPQRPRYDFTLLGNEGRLYAIGGEFQKSYISTAECYDPVKGEWTFIQQAPRPLASAACAVARRRVFVCFWKPPDTTDIYEYTVPDDAWKLTTTMIRPQSYGHCMVAHRDNLYVMRNGPCDDFLRCLMDCYNITTAQWTAMPGHYINSKGSLFTTMIRGDSAFTVKHMLTLEYAIGTGEWKPRRQMKGFPKSGSLWTCLLRLPKTGPEIPQVDARGKEKEMPLTGRTEQSVDDMLKV; encoded by the coding sequence ATGGATGTGCCCCAGGGCCCGGGATCTGCTCAAGAGAAGAATGCGACCCTCGATCTGGTGAAAAGAGAGGGCGGTCGGGTGAGGGTGAAGGTGGAAGAGAGCTGGTTCAGCGTAGAGAGGGGCTTCCTCACGATGCACAGCTATTACTTCCGGGCCCTCTTTCAGTCTGGCATGCGAGAAAGCAAACAGGAGGAGCTCCATCTTAAAGGAGGGGTGCATGCAAGAGGTTTTCTCATCGCACTTGCTGTCTGTAAGGGAGACCTTCCGACCCTCTGCGACCCGGATGAGCTAGTAGACGCCGTGGAGTGCGCCGCTTTCCTCCAGGTGCCGCATTTGACACGGCATCTCTGCGATATTATCGATTCGGACAACTGCCTCGTGCTTTACCACGCCGCCTACGTCTTTGGGGTCGAGAAACTGTTTCACAGCGCCGCTCTGTTCCTCTGCGATACCTTCGAAGACCTGAGGGAAATGGCAGAGGCAACGCTACCCGAGGATCTGCTGCAGTATTCCCAGTCGTTAGCCCCCGCCTCTTACATCGCAATCGGCACCCATACTCCTTCATTGGAGCTTCTTCACGACTCCTACCGGGTCGTGTGCCACCTTGATGAAAGAGAAGGACATTGGAAGACTCTCACGCACCTCCCAACTCTTTGCAGTACTTCCATGTGTGGCGTGGCAGTACTGGACAACCGGCTGTACATCGTAGGGGGAGTTTATGGTTATCAAAAAGACGCCGTAGACGGTGGCTTCTGCTTTGACCCTGAATCAGGGAATTGGACTGCGCTTCCAGGACCCCAGAGACCCAGATACGACTTCACGTTGCTGGGGAACGAGGGCCGACTCTACGCCATCGGAGGCGAGTTCCAGAAAAGCTACATCTCCACGGCCGAGTGTTACGACCCTGTGAAGGGAGAGTGGACTTTTATACAGCAAGCTCCAAGACCGCTAGCGTCGGCTGCTTGCGCCGTTGCGAGGCGTCGGGTGTTTGTTTGCTTCTGGAAGCCCCCTGATACCACGGACATCTACGAGTACACAGTGCCCGACGACGCGTGGAAACTCACCACCACCATGATCAGACCTCAAAGTTACGGCCACTGCATGGTAGCCCACAGGGACAATTTGTACGTCATGCGCAACGGGCCGTGCGATGACTTTCTCCGCTGCCTCATGGACTGCTACAATATCACCACAGCCCAGTGGACAGCCATGCCGGGACACTACATCAACAGCAAGGGGTCGCTGTTCACCACCATGATAAGGGGCGACTCCGCATTTACGGTGAAACACATGTTAACCCTCGAGTACGCCATCGGCACGGGTGAATGGAAGCCTCGAAGGCAGATGAAGGGTTTTCCAAAGAGCGGATCGCTGTGGACGTGTTTACTCAGGCTTCCCAAGACGGGACCGGAAATTCCCCAGGTGGATGCTCGGGGGAAGGAAAAGGAAATGCCTTTGACAGGCAGAACGGAGCAATCAGTCGATGATATGCTCAAGGTctaa